One segment of archaeon BMS3Bbin15 DNA contains the following:
- the mtcA1 gene encoding beta-carbonic anhydrase 1: MLYKQIETEILEGEAWALRRQKGIPNNRQLWVLACMDERLPVERALGIREGDAHVFRNAGGLVTDDAIRSAMLTTNFFGTKEIIVLNHTECGMLTATGKYLTEELRKKGMDPENAQIDPSLPGLKLGKVAFSEWIRMFSDVDETCQKQVELLRDCSLIPKDVVINGYVYETETGRLRKPYQRLSEKVNTAKSMGAMGY, translated from the coding sequence ATGTTGTATAAACAAATAGAAACGGAAATATTGGAAGGAGAGGCTTGGGCGCTTCGACGTCAGAAAGGGATTCCAAACAATAGACAACTATGGGTACTGGCATGTATGGACGAACGTCTACCTGTAGAAAGGGCTTTAGGAATACGTGAAGGTGATGCACACGTATTCAGAAATGCTGGCGGTTTGGTGACAGATGATGCAATCCGATCCGCAATGCTGACTACAAATTTCTTTGGTACAAAAGAGATTATTGTCCTCAATCACACAGAGTGCGGAATGTTGACAGCTACAGGAAAATATTTGACTGAAGAGCTTAGGAAAAAAGGAATGGACCCAGAGAACGCCCAAATAGACCCTTCATTACCGGGACTTAAACTAGGGAAGGTCGCTTTCTCCGAATGGATCAGAATGTTCAGCGATGTGGATGAAACATGCCAGAAACAAGTTGAACTTCTTAGAGATTGTTCACTTATTCCCAAAGATGTCGTGATTAATGGGTATGTTTATGAAACTGAGACAGGACGTCTGCGCAAGCCTTATCAGCGTCTATCAGAGAAGGTCAACACAGCAAAGTCTATGGGTGCAATGGGATACTAA
- the dsrE gene encoding putative sulfurtransferase DsrE, which yields MATINILLTEGPFQTEKWETAANIAKAALEKGHAATFFMYMDGVHNGVKTQKFQEWETLPVDRYKELVKLGAKIVCCGICVNARGHQDGKYFFEGAKVGGIPDWATFVGEADRVITL from the coding sequence GTGGCAACTATAAATATATTGCTGACCGAAGGGCCATTTCAAACGGAAAAGTGGGAAACCGCAGCCAATATTGCCAAGGCTGCCTTGGAAAAGGGGCATGCAGCAACTTTTTTTATGTATATGGATGGTGTACATAACGGAGTTAAAACACAAAAATTTCAGGAATGGGAGACTCTACCGGTGGATAGATACAAGGAACTTGTCAAGCTGGGAGCAAAGATTGTGTGCTGTGGCATATGTGTGAACGCCAGAGGACATCAGGATGGAAAGTACTTCTTCGAAGGAGCAAAAGTAGGTGGCATCCCTGATTGGGCAACATTTGTCGGAGAGGCTGACAGGGTTATAACACTGTGA
- the tusB_1 gene encoding protein TusB produces MALYLIDLPFAKVGLPLAAKDSDAKIILIQDGVFINKNLIPGNAKVYAVKNDVEKRGVQSRLGDGVEVVDYDKLVDIILEDKVVNFA; encoded by the coding sequence ATGGCATTGTATTTGATAGACTTACCGTTTGCTAAAGTAGGATTACCTCTGGCTGCAAAAGACAGTGATGCAAAGATAATACTGATACAGGATGGTGTCTTTATAAATAAAAACTTGATACCGGGAAATGCAAAGGTATATGCTGTAAAAAATGATGTAGAAAAAAGAGGAGTACAGTCCAGACTTGGAGACGGTGTCGAGGTGGTTGACTACGACAAACTTGTAGATATTATTCTAGAAGACAAAGTAGTGAACTTTGCATAA
- the gcvH_2 gene encoding glycine cleavage system H protein yields MVTIKAGTKEDCIWEFPDEFYYHEKDHIWAKVEDNKVTFGLDAFGTWGAGGIKQMRTFPLGRTLKKNQAFGNIESGKYIGPMRAPVSGKIIEVNTDVVSNPSSVNQAPYENWIIVIEAGNLDEDLKGLPHGKEGIEKWMKAEIDDYASKDLLKCD; encoded by the coding sequence GTGGTTACAATAAAGGCAGGTACCAAAGAAGATTGTATATGGGAATTTCCAGACGAGTTCTACTACCATGAGAAAGACCATATATGGGCCAAGGTGGAAGATAACAAAGTTACATTTGGACTGGATGCATTTGGTACATGGGGTGCTGGAGGAATCAAGCAGATGAGGACATTTCCATTAGGCAGGACATTGAAAAAGAACCAGGCTTTTGGTAATATAGAGAGTGGAAAATATATCGGCCCAATGAGGGCACCGGTATCAGGCAAGATAATCGAGGTCAACACCGATGTTGTTTCAAACCCATCAAGTGTAAATCAGGCTCCATACGAGAACTGGATTATCGTTATAGAGGCAGGAAACCTGGATGAAGACCTGAAGGGCCTGCCGCATGGAAAAGAAGGCATAGAAAAATGGATGAAGGCAGAAATTGACGACTATGCAAGCAAGGATTTACTTAAGTGTGACTGA